The Marinilongibacter aquaticus genome has a window encoding:
- a CDS encoding ABC transporter ATP-binding protein: MKELAHMNKYLLKYKWYLISGIVFTVISNLFGVIPAQVVRHALDLVKENIDIYFLYDGLSIQNDMYAVFAYSLSVYGGLILVMAILKGVFLFLVRQTIIVMSRHIEFDMKNEIFSHYQTLPLSFYRRNSTGDLMARVSEDVGKVRMYYGPSIMYLINMLTLVVMILSYMFSVNARLTWWVLLPMPILSLSIFFVSSKMNQRSMMIQKSLSRLSTFVQEAFSGIRILKAFSREENSLQRFTEESNTYRDKQLALTQVDALFFPVVTFLIGLSTVICVFVGGQEVINGALTPGNITEFIMYVYMLTWPLIALGWTTSQIQQAAASQARINEFLAVKNDILSEKNLVKPISGSIAFEHVGFTYPDSGIKAIKDFSLQVHPGETVAILGTTGSGKSTLANLLLRMYDTEKGRILIDGEDIRDYDVQYLRSQFGYVPQDVFLFSDSIRNNIKFGSPGLSEEAMQQAAKDADLYQNILGFEKGFDTEVGERGVTLSGGQKQRLSIARAIVREPKILILDDCLSAVDTNTENIILQNLERIMAARTSVIISHRVSSAKLADKIVVLDDGQIVEEGTHDILMAQNGVYKELYDKQMSMEEA; this comes from the coding sequence ATGAAAGAACTTGCCCACATGAACAAATACCTACTGAAATACAAATGGTATCTCATTTCAGGTATTGTGTTCACGGTCATTTCCAATTTGTTTGGTGTCATTCCGGCTCAGGTAGTACGTCATGCATTGGATTTGGTCAAAGAGAATATAGATATCTATTTCCTCTATGACGGCCTTTCCATTCAAAACGACATGTATGCGGTATTTGCCTACAGTTTGAGTGTATACGGTGGATTGATTTTGGTGATGGCCATTCTGAAAGGGGTATTTCTCTTTCTCGTGCGTCAAACAATCATCGTGATGTCGCGTCATATCGAGTTCGATATGAAGAATGAGATCTTTTCGCATTACCAGACTTTGCCGCTTAGTTTTTACCGCAGGAATTCTACCGGAGACCTGATGGCCCGCGTGTCGGAAGATGTGGGAAAAGTAAGGATGTATTATGGTCCCTCGATCATGTATTTGATCAACATGCTCACTTTGGTGGTGATGATTTTATCGTATATGTTTTCGGTAAACGCCAGACTGACTTGGTGGGTGCTTTTGCCCATGCCCATTTTGTCGCTCAGTATATTTTTTGTGAGCAGCAAAATGAATCAACGTTCGATGATGATTCAGAAAAGCCTTTCTCGGCTTTCTACCTTTGTGCAGGAAGCTTTTAGTGGAATACGCATTCTGAAGGCGTTTTCACGGGAAGAAAACTCTTTGCAACGCTTTACCGAAGAAAGCAATACATACCGCGACAAGCAACTGGCTCTTACCCAAGTAGATGCACTGTTCTTTCCGGTGGTTACCTTCCTGATAGGTTTGAGCACAGTTATCTGTGTATTTGTCGGTGGCCAAGAGGTCATCAACGGGGCCCTTACGCCCGGAAACATCACGGAGTTTATCATGTATGTGTATATGCTCACATGGCCGCTCATTGCCCTCGGTTGGACTACCAGCCAGATTCAGCAAGCTGCAGCTTCGCAGGCCCGTATCAATGAATTTTTGGCTGTGAAAAACGATATCCTTTCTGAGAAAAATTTAGTAAAACCCATTTCAGGTTCCATTGCTTTCGAGCATGTCGGTTTTACCTATCCCGATTCGGGCATAAAGGCCATAAAGGATTTCAGCTTGCAAGTACACCCCGGCGAAACGGTGGCGATTTTGGGTACAACAGGTTCTGGAAAAAGTACTTTGGCCAATTTGCTGTTGCGAATGTACGATACAGAAAAAGGACGCATTTTGATTGATGGTGAAGATATTCGCGATTATGATGTCCAATATTTGCGTTCGCAATTTGGGTACGTGCCGCAAGACGTATTCCTTTTCTCCGATTCGATTCGGAATAACATCAAGTTTGGCAGTCCGGGATTGAGCGAAGAGGCCATGCAGCAAGCCGCAAAAGATGCAGACCTTTATCAGAATATTTTGGGTTTCGAGAAAGGCTTCGATACCGAAGTGGGCGAAAGAGGAGTGACCCTTTCTGGCGGGCAGAAGCAAAGGCTTTCCATTGCTCGGGCCATTGTGCGTGAGCCTAAAATATTGATCCTCGACGACTGCCTTTCGGCCGTGGACACCAATACCGAGAATATCATTTTGCAAAACTTGGAGAGGATAATGGCGGCCCGCACTTCTGTAATTATTTCACATCGTGTGAGTTCTGCAAAATTGGCAGACAAAATTGTTGTCTTGGACGATGGCCAGATTGTGGAAGAAGGCACACACGATATTCTGATGGCCCAAAACGGCGTGTA
- a CDS encoding NAD(P)/FAD-dependent oxidoreductase codes for MFANLPETGQKRIVIVGAGFGGLTLAQKLARYDVQVVLVDKNNYHQFQPLFYQVAMAGLEPSAISFPIRKIFQKQKNIHVRITAVNRIDTQIKQLKTDIGVINYDYLVLAIGADTNYYGMENIEKNGIPMKSISEAIYLRNRVLQNFEDALSEPDEEEKEGMMSVVVVGGGPTGVELSGTLAEMRKMILPKDYPELDFERMKIYLFQSGDRVLPTMSDQAADKGGKYLEELGVDLRLGERVVDFDGRYAITNKGDRIRANNLVWAAGIKSNRIEGLADEAYSRSGRLQVDGISCVQGYTDVFAIGDMAEMVSEEYPRGHPQLAQAAIQQGELLAENLFQLIKGEPTENFEYKDLGSMATIGRNLAVVDLPFWRFQGAFAWYVWMFVHLMAILGAKNKLMVLINWVWSYITYDQSLRLIIKPNWRILNRKSEKKEEIEAEP; via the coding sequence ATGTTTGCAAACTTACCGGAGACAGGACAAAAACGTATTGTGATTGTGGGAGCAGGCTTTGGGGGGCTTACTTTGGCCCAAAAGCTGGCTCGGTACGATGTGCAGGTGGTTTTGGTGGATAAAAACAATTATCATCAATTTCAACCTCTTTTTTATCAGGTGGCCATGGCCGGTCTTGAGCCCAGTGCCATTTCGTTTCCTATCCGGAAGATTTTTCAAAAGCAAAAGAATATTCATGTGCGTATCACGGCCGTAAACCGAATCGATACGCAAATCAAACAACTGAAAACAGATATTGGCGTAATCAACTACGATTATCTGGTCTTGGCTATTGGTGCTGATACGAACTATTACGGCATGGAGAATATCGAGAAGAACGGCATTCCCATGAAATCGATAAGTGAGGCCATCTATCTGAGAAACAGAGTTTTACAGAACTTTGAAGATGCTTTGTCTGAGCCCGACGAAGAAGAAAAGGAAGGCATGATGTCTGTGGTTGTGGTGGGCGGAGGCCCCACGGGCGTGGAGTTGTCCGGTACACTGGCCGAAATGCGGAAGATGATTTTGCCCAAGGATTATCCCGAATTGGATTTCGAAAGAATGAAAATTTACCTGTTCCAATCGGGCGACCGTGTGTTGCCTACAATGTCTGATCAGGCGGCCGATAAAGGCGGAAAATATTTGGAAGAATTGGGCGTCGATTTGCGTTTGGGCGAAAGAGTGGTGGACTTTGACGGCCGCTACGCCATCACCAACAAGGGCGATCGGATTCGGGCCAACAACTTGGTTTGGGCTGCGGGGATCAAGAGCAACCGCATTGAAGGTTTGGCCGACGAGGCTTATTCGCGAAGTGGCAGATTGCAAGTGGATGGCATTTCCTGTGTACAAGGGTATACCGATGTATTTGCCATCGGCGATATGGCCGAGATGGTCAGTGAAGAATATCCAAGAGGTCACCCGCAATTGGCTCAGGCTGCAATTCAGCAAGGCGAATTGTTGGCCGAGAACCTTTTTCAACTGATCAAGGGCGAGCCTACAGAAAACTTTGAATACAAAGATTTAGGTTCAATGGCCACAATTGGGCGGAATTTAGCCGTTGTGGATTTACCATTTTGGCGTTTTCAAGGAGCTTTTGCTTGGTATGTCTGGATGTTTGTGCACCTGATGGCCATCTTGGGAGCCAAAAATAAATTGATGGTTTTGATCAATTGGGTATGGAGTTATATAACATATGACCAATCTTTGCGATTGATTATAAAACCCAATTGGAGGATTCTGAACAGGAAGTCCGAGAAAAAGGAAGAAATAGAAGCTGAACCCTGA
- the bshA gene encoding N-acetyl-alpha-D-glucosaminyl L-malate synthase BshA: MKIGMVCYPTFGGSGVVATELGKELALNGHQVHFITYTQPIRLDFFNENLFYHEVNISSYPLFQYPPYESALAGKMVDVVKYEKLDLLHVHYAIPHATSAFLAKEILRAEGIHIPVVTTLHGTDITVVGKDNTYRPMVAFSINKSDGVTAVSNDLRKETFETFKIENEIKVIPNFVDLTRFHKQKKDHFKRIICPNDERLIVHVSNFRRVKRIGDVIESFGKIKEMIPAKLLLIGDGPERVKMEKLCRDLGLCDDIRFIGKLDAIEEVLSVADLFFMPSEKESFGLAALEAMACEVPVISSNSGGLPELNIHGETGFLSNVGDVDDMVKNALHILSEENLSNFKANAKKRADQFDIKKIVPLYEEYYKEVVESVQAMAYS, from the coding sequence ATGAAAATAGGAATGGTTTGTTATCCCACCTTCGGCGGTAGCGGGGTGGTTGCAACAGAACTCGGCAAGGAATTGGCCCTGAACGGCCATCAAGTGCATTTTATCACCTACACTCAACCTATTCGCCTCGATTTTTTCAACGAAAATCTGTTCTATCACGAAGTGAATATTTCGAGTTATCCATTGTTCCAGTACCCGCCCTACGAGTCGGCTCTTGCAGGAAAAATGGTGGATGTGGTGAAATACGAAAAACTGGATTTGTTGCATGTGCATTATGCGATACCGCACGCGACATCTGCTTTTTTGGCAAAAGAAATTTTGCGGGCAGAGGGTATCCATATTCCGGTGGTAACCACACTGCACGGAACGGATATTACTGTAGTGGGGAAAGACAATACCTATAGGCCGATGGTGGCTTTCAGTATCAACAAATCGGATGGAGTAACGGCGGTTTCGAATGACCTCAGAAAGGAAACTTTTGAGACTTTCAAGATCGAAAACGAAATCAAGGTCATCCCCAATTTTGTGGATTTGACTCGCTTTCACAAACAAAAGAAAGACCATTTCAAACGCATCATTTGTCCGAACGACGAACGCCTAATCGTGCACGTGTCGAATTTTAGACGTGTGAAAAGGATTGGCGACGTGATCGAATCTTTCGGGAAAATAAAAGAAATGATTCCTGCGAAATTGCTTTTGATCGGTGATGGGCCGGAACGTGTGAAGATGGAAAAACTTTGCCGTGATTTGGGATTGTGCGACGACATCCGTTTCATCGGAAAGCTAGATGCCATTGAAGAGGTACTTTCCGTAGCCGATCTATTCTTTATGCCCTCGGAAAAAGAGAGTTTCGGTTTGGCGGCTCTCGAAGCCATGGCTTGCGAAGTGCCCGTAATCAGTTCGAATTCCGGCGGATTGCCCGAGTTGAATATTCACGGCGAAACGGGCTTTTTGAGTAATGTGGGTGATGTAGACGATATGGTGAAGAACGCTTTGCACATTCTTTCGGAAGAAAATCTGAGCAATTTCAAAGCGAATGCCAAGAAGAGAGCAGATCAGTTTGATATCAAAAAAATAGTGCCATTGTACGAAGAATATTACAAAGAGGTGGTTGAGTCTGTACAGGCTATGGCCTATTCTTAA
- a CDS encoding geranylgeranylglycerol-phosphate geranylgeranyltransferase: MLLIAKFFSLIRWKNLCIVLFTQYAARLFLVGRGEHLWASLTDRAQLLISLSTILVAASGYIINDYFDIKIDQVNKPDEVIIGRYIPRRYAILAHQSLNITAAVISFTLGWKVFVINILAMTLLWFYASIFKKMPFVGNFLVAALTGASLVVMAVYYPENDLLINIYAVFAFGITLIREIIKDIEDIRGDKKYGSKTLPIIWGLRKTKLLLYIFMLGFVCTVIAMGLALGNTHLNMAFIFLSIPFGYIAVRLYFADRKSHFSALSSWTKAVIILGIMSMVFV; the protein is encoded by the coding sequence ATGTTGCTGATCGCAAAGTTCTTTTCTCTGATTCGGTGGAAAAACCTGTGCATTGTGCTCTTTACACAATATGCCGCACGCCTTTTTCTTGTTGGGCGAGGCGAGCACCTCTGGGCTTCGCTCACCGACCGTGCCCAGCTTCTAATCAGCCTGAGCACCATACTCGTGGCGGCATCGGGCTATATTATCAACGATTATTTCGATATTAAAATCGATCAGGTTAACAAACCCGATGAAGTGATCATCGGGCGATACATTCCGCGTAGATACGCCATTTTGGCCCATCAAAGCCTAAATATCACCGCAGCGGTAATTTCCTTCACCCTGGGCTGGAAAGTGTTTGTCATCAATATTCTCGCCATGACTTTGCTCTGGTTTTATGCGAGCATTTTCAAAAAAATGCCTTTTGTGGGCAATTTTCTTGTGGCCGCCCTCACAGGAGCTTCTTTGGTGGTGATGGCTGTTTATTATCCCGAAAACGACCTGCTGATCAATATTTACGCTGTTTTTGCCTTTGGCATTACGCTCATCCGCGAAATTATAAAAGACATAGAAGATATACGCGGCGATAAAAAATACGGCAGCAAAACCTTGCCCATTATTTGGGGCCTACGAAAAACCAAGCTCCTGCTTTACATTTTCATGCTCGGTTTCGTTTGCACTGTGATAGCCATGGGGCTGGCTTTGGGCAATACGCACCTGAACATGGCCTTTATATTTTTGAGCATTCCTTTCGGATATATTGCCGTACGCCTTTATTTTGCCGATCGAAAAAGCCATTTCAGTGCACTGAGCTCTTGGACCAAAGCGGTGATAATCCTCGGAATAATGAGCATGGTTTTCGTTTGA
- the purN gene encoding phosphoribosylglycinamide formyltransferase: MKNIAIFASGSGSNAETIIRHFEHSEEVKVSLILTNNAEAGVIARGKRLNVPTLVFSRQNFSKSDAVVDLLKNQHIDFVVLAGFLWLVPSNLIKAFPNKIVNIHPALLPKYGGKGMWGHFVHEAVVANKEKESGITIHYVNENYDEGQIIFQASCAVTANDSPEEVAQKVQKLEHEHFPKVVESLLIS, translated from the coding sequence ATGAAAAATATTGCAATTTTTGCTTCCGGGAGCGGATCGAATGCCGAAACCATTATCCGACATTTTGAGCACTCTGAAGAGGTAAAAGTCTCGCTGATTCTCACCAACAACGCCGAGGCTGGGGTGATTGCCCGGGGTAAAAGACTGAACGTGCCCACTCTGGTTTTTTCGAGACAGAATTTTTCGAAAAGTGATGCGGTTGTCGACTTACTTAAAAATCAACACATCGACTTTGTGGTTTTGGCGGGTTTCCTTTGGCTCGTACCTTCTAATTTGATCAAAGCTTTCCCCAATAAAATCGTGAATATTCATCCCGCTTTATTGCCAAAATATGGCGGAAAAGGCATGTGGGGGCATTTTGTACACGAAGCCGTAGTGGCCAACAAAGAAAAGGAAAGCGGCATCACCATTCATTATGTGAACGAAAACTACGACGAAGGCCAAATTATTTTTCAGGCCAGTTGTGCGGTCACTGCGAACGATTCTCCCGAAGAAGTGGCCCAAAAGGTACAAAAATTGGAACACGAACACTTTCCAAAAGTGGTAGAAAGTCTGCTGATTTCATAA